The following proteins are encoded in a genomic region of Capra hircus breed San Clemente chromosome 16, ASM170441v1, whole genome shotgun sequence:
- the FAM71A gene encoding protein FAM71A — MSRESLLPYHTAQSGAGAGLFNTTMGKLQRQLHKGEYDIFKYAPIFESDFIQITKRGEVIDVHNRVRMVTVGIASTSPLLPLPDVMLLARPATGCDDHAGRGQTTKAKSRKAAKTLELTRLLPLKFVRISIHDREKQQLRLKFATGRSCYLHLCPPLDSREDLFAYWEKLIYLLRPPVDSQSSTYAIPAGDMICMPMFEEDRRSPAAMDFQGRGDQDQVSVRSLHVGSEVSGATSAAFAGGEGLPLDFYSPDPMPDGAMANTKPRELDEESAAGAMMQVAAADATEGNLNVTKSHASEEQSTAIEVTVTKGPEGSKSNIAMAGVAKTSLRTRKTALAHGAKNLEYPSSTSTSLSPEASMTMFGAEATRKTAKGKADQEDEGTLISALPQEDQESEQEERPRRVSQARRGRRERRERREKERALRGSRPRGSAEGRHKTVGDKAIRKTAGRSSGGRRATRDDKKEKGHGSPGDSKRGTVHKGVSHAPITKESRTSHKSARSLSTGSSLSTNKRLSRISSFLRNVRANLTTKTVALSHNKDVDILAKAVERKRMEAIMETAESGQGLEIAGSVTSEATETVTVAAHQ, encoded by the coding sequence ATGAGCCGGGAGTCTCTGCTACCGTATCACACGGCCCAGAGCGGCGCCGGAGCAGGCCTGTTCAACACCACCATGGGCAAACTGCAGCGGCAACTGCACAAGGGTGAGTACGACATATTCAAGTACGCCCCAATCTTCGAGAGTGACTTTATCCAAATCACCAAGAGGGGAGAAGTGATCGACGTGCACAACCGCGTCCGCATGGTGACCGTGGGCATCGCATccaccagccccctcctccccctcccagaCGTCATGCTACTGGCCCGGCCGGCCACCGGCTGTGACGACCACGCAGGCCGTGGCCAGACCACCAAGGCCAAGAGCCGCAAGGCTGCAAAGACCTtagagctcaccaggctccttccctTGAAGTTCGTGAGGATCTCCATTCACGACCGTGAGAAACAACAGCTGCGCCTGAAGTTCGCCACCGGCCGCTCCTGCTACCTGCATCTGTGCCCCCCGCTGGACTCGCGGGAAGACCTCTTCGCCTACTGGGAGAAGCTCATCTACCTCCTGCGGCCGCCGGTGGATAGTCAGAGCAGCACCTATGCCATTCCAGCTGGGGACATGATCTGCATGCCCATGTTCGAGGAGGACAGGAGGAGCCCGGCGGCCATGGATTTCCAAGGCCGGGGCGATCAGGACCAGGTAAGCGTCAGGAGCCTCCATGTGGGCTCCGAGGTGTCCGGGGCCACCTCTGCAGCTTTTGCCGGTGGGGAGGGCCTCCCACTGGACTTCTACAGTCCCGATCCTATGCCCGACGGGGCCATGGCAAACACCAAACCCAGGGAGCTTGATGAAGAGTCAGCAGCGGGGGCGATGATGCAGGTGGCCGCAGCAGATGCCACAGAGGGCAATCTGAACGTGACCAAGTCCCATGCCTCTGAAGAGCAGAGCACGGCCATTGAAGTCACTGTCACCAAGGGCCCAGAAGGAAGCAAAAGCAACATAGCCATGGCAGGTGTTGCCAAAACCTCCCTGAGGACCAGGAAAACGGCCTTGGCTCATGGTGCCAAAAACTTGGAGTACCCTTCCAGCACATCCACCAGCCTCTCCCCAGAAGCCAGCATGACTATGTTTGGAGCGGAGGCCACCAGGAAGACCGCCAAAGGAAAAGCCGATCAGGAGGATGAGGGGACCCTCATCTCAGCCTTGCCGCAGGAAGACCAAGAGAGTGAACAGGAAGAGAGGCCCCGGAGAGTGTCCCAGGCCCgcaggggaagaagggagaggagggaacGCCGGGAGAAGGAGCGCGCTCTCAGGGGCTCGCGTCCCCGCGGGTCAGCCGAAGGCCGCCACAAGACCGTGGGGGACAAGGCAATCCGGAAGACAGCCGGCCGGTCCTCAGGTGGCCGGAGAGCCACGAGGGATGACAAAAAGGAGAAAGGCCACGGCAGCCCGGGGGACAGCAAGCGGGGCACTGTGCACAAAGGCGTCAGCCACGCTCCCATCACCAAGGAGTCCAGGACCTCGCACAAATCGGCCAGGAGCTTGTCTACCGGGAGTTCACTTTCCACCAACAAGAGACTCAGCAGGATCAGCTCTTTCTTGAGGAATGTCCGAGCCAATCTCACTACGAAGACAGTGGCCTTGTCACACAATAAAGACGTGGACATCTTGGCGAAGGCGgtggaaaggaaaagaatggaggccATCATGGAGACGGCAGAGAGTGGCCAGGGGCTGGAAATCGCTGGGAGTGTGACATCTGAGGCCACAGAGACAGTGACCGTTGCAGCTCATCAATAG
- the ATF3 gene encoding cyclic AMP-dependent transcription factor ATF-3 isoform X2 codes for MMLQHPGQVSASEVSASAIVPCLSPPGSLVFEDFANLTPFVKEELRFAIQNKHLCHRMSSALDSVTVSGRPLEMSVTKAEVAPEEDERKKRRRERNKIAAAKCRNKKKEKTECLQKESEKLESVNAELKAQIEELKNEKQHLIYMLNLHRPTCIVRAQNGRTPEDERNLFIQQIKEGTLQS; via the exons ATGATGCTTCAACACCCAGGCCAGGTCTCTGCCTCGGAAGTCAGTGCCTCTGCCATCGTCCCCTGCCTGTCCCCTCCTGGGTCACTGGTGTTTGAGGATTTTGCTAACCTGACACCCTTTGTCAAGGAAGAGCTGAGGTTCGCCATCCAGAACAAGCACCTCTGCCACCGGATGTCCTCGGCGCTGGACTCCGTCACCGTCAGCGGCAGGCCCCTCGAGATGTCAGTCACCAAAGCCGAG GTAGCCCCTGaagaagatgaaaggaaaaagaggCGACGGGAAAGAAATAAGATTGCAGCCGCCAAGTGCCGAaacaagaagaaggagaagacagagtgCCTGCAGAAA GAGTCGGAGAAGCTGGAGAGCGTGAATGCTGAGCTGAAGGCGCAAATTGAGGAGCTCAAGAATGAGAAGCAGCATTTGATATACATGCTCAACCTGCACCGGCCCACGTGTATTGTTCGGGCTCAGAACGGGCGGACTCCGGAAGATGAGAGGAACCTTTTTATCCAACAGATAAAGGAGGGAACATTGCAGAGCTAA